A stretch of Girardinichthys multiradiatus isolate DD_20200921_A chromosome 20, DD_fGirMul_XY1, whole genome shotgun sequence DNA encodes these proteins:
- the inavab gene encoding innate immunity activator b isoform X1, which produces MEVTGEISDTDSGIILHSGSDSPTTHAKDVTTHTRAMKLKHQALQDRLEICILELKKLCIREAELTGQLPKDYPLLPGEKPPQIRRRIGAAFKLDEQNIPQGSGNSELSLVDADLALQMKIYEAARKLSEENHLSKAVRRSRILQCKTQEKKLKKLQEMAFQLRLECGRSSPLPSFKVTQQDLGTSDSSLSDSVVQDEEVTSQFLQPSSGLLYPGETDPPQPLTMTTHSSIDGSYVSSSVAPQSPLSNPCQSPCPSFDSNLSFNSNPAYDLPPIQHSPWSESSLDQPYQKSKKSRSSSTMSTPAKSEVLPPLEACLPQQLSHMTLSRTPSNSTPSTPELRVHRQLSLRVSNPESSFYKERGRTRGPRRRLTEYQITLPEAHSPTMGYSSHASSEDSSSEHSFSIHSNSPYQEFPSHSRRQYQTAFLLVGPEGSYGPQGLPPTGFHRNPRSLMSPVLPRPYYNEEMVYSPDMDLARIHVPQQMPCTPNRYDCYYRDAAIPHQRAQRPLPPDIRLTPPPQLDKIHYLSNVHPRHIVNEHLKSWHRRSQFQPPRSRSLDRQGAVRLKNMSAQESACYQNHKYHDQVIQRGAVQRAAEEAPEHWLIDDGSHYMSQV; this is translated from the exons GCTCCGACAGTCCAACTACGCATGCAAAGGACGTGACCACACACACACGGGCCATGAAGCTGAAACACCAGGCTCTCCAAGACCGGCTGGAGATTTGCATACTGGAGCTAAAGAAGCTCTGCATCCGAGAGGCT gAGCTGACAGGTCAGCTGCCAAAAGATTACCCCTTGCTACCAGGAGAGAAGCCTCCTCAGATTCGCAGACGCATCGGAGCTGCGTTTAAACTGGATGAGCAGAACATCCCTCAGGGATCGGGG AACTCAGAACTGAGTTTGGTGGATGCTGACTTAGCACTTCAGATGAAGATTTACGAAGCTGCTCGCAAGCTCTCTGAGGAAAATCACCTGAGCAAGGCTGTCAGGAGGAGTCGGATACTGCAGTGCAAAACGCAGgaaaagaaactgaagaagCTGCAGGAGATGGCCTTTCAGCTGCGACTGGAGTGTGGCCGATCATCGCCACTCCCTAGTTTTAAAGTTACACAACAAG atctTGGCACGTCTGATAGCTCTTTATCTGATTCTGTGGTGCAAGATGAAG AAGTTACAAGCCAGTTCTTGCAGCCATCCTCAGGGCTTCTGTACCCGGGGGAAACAGATCCTCCCCAGCCTCTCACCATGACCACACATTCCTCCATCGACGGCTCCTACGTGTCTTCATCTGTGGCTCCACAGTCCCCGCTGTCTAACCCCTGTCAGTCTCCTTGTCCCAGCTTTGACTCCAATTTGAGTTTTAACTCCAACCCTGCATACGACCTTCCTCCCATCCAGCACTCCCCATGGTCGGAGTCTAGTCTTGACCAGCCTTACCAGAAGAGCAAGAAGTCACGTTCCTCCAGCACAATGAG TACTCCAGCCAAATCTGAAGTGTTGCCACCGTTGGAGGCTTGCTTACCTCAACAACTCTCCCATATGACATTGAGTCGCACCCCGTCCAACAGCACCCCCTCCACACCAGAGCTGCGTGTCCACAGACAGCTGTCCCTCAG GGTGTCCAATCCTGAATCCTCATTTTATAAGGAACGTGGTCGCACCAGAGGTCCCAGGCGACGACTGACAGAATACCAAATAACATTACCAGAAGCTCATTCTCCTACAATGGGCTACAGCAGCCATGCAAGCTCTGAGGATAGCAGCTCTGAACACTCCTTTTCTATTCACAGCAACTCCCCGTATCAGGAGTTCCCCTCTCATTCACGCAGACAATATCAGACTGCATTCCTCCTTGTCGGCCCAGAAGGCAGCTATGGACCTCAAGGTCTCCCTCCCACTGGCTTTCATCGTAATCCCAGGTCTCTAATGAGCCCTGTGCTTCCGAGACCCTATTACAATGAAGAAATGGTCTACAGCCCTGACATGGATCTGGCTCGGATCCATGTCCCGCAACAAATGCCTTGCACCCCCAACAGATATGACTGTTATTATAGAGATGCTGCTATACCCCACCAGAGAGCACAGAGGCCTTTGCCTCCTGATATCAGACTCACCCCCCCACCACAGTTGGACAAAATACACTACCTCTCTAACGTTCACCCACGCCATATAGTGAATGAGCACCTGAAGTCCTGGCACCGCCGCAGTCAATTCCAACCACCAAGGTCTCGCTCTCTGGACAGACAGGGAGCAGTCAGGCTGAAAAATATGTCAGCTCAAGAGTCCGCTTGCTACCAGAATCACAAATACCACGACCAA GTTATCCAAAGAGGAGCGGTGCAGAGAGCTGCAGAAGAAGCTCCAGAGCACTGGCTGATAGACGATGGCTCCCACTACATGAGTCAAGTGTGA
- the inavab gene encoding innate immunity activator b isoform X2, with the protein MLNSGSDSPTTHAKDVTTHTRAMKLKHQALQDRLEICILELKKLCIREAELTGQLPKDYPLLPGEKPPQIRRRIGAAFKLDEQNIPQGSGNSELSLVDADLALQMKIYEAARKLSEENHLSKAVRRSRILQCKTQEKKLKKLQEMAFQLRLECGRSSPLPSFKVTQQDLGTSDSSLSDSVVQDEEVTSQFLQPSSGLLYPGETDPPQPLTMTTHSSIDGSYVSSSVAPQSPLSNPCQSPCPSFDSNLSFNSNPAYDLPPIQHSPWSESSLDQPYQKSKKSRSSSTMSTPAKSEVLPPLEACLPQQLSHMTLSRTPSNSTPSTPELRVHRQLSLRVSNPESSFYKERGRTRGPRRRLTEYQITLPEAHSPTMGYSSHASSEDSSSEHSFSIHSNSPYQEFPSHSRRQYQTAFLLVGPEGSYGPQGLPPTGFHRNPRSLMSPVLPRPYYNEEMVYSPDMDLARIHVPQQMPCTPNRYDCYYRDAAIPHQRAQRPLPPDIRLTPPPQLDKIHYLSNVHPRHIVNEHLKSWHRRSQFQPPRSRSLDRQGAVRLKNMSAQESACYQNHKYHDQVIQRGAVQRAAEEAPEHWLIDDGSHYMSQV; encoded by the exons GCTCCGACAGTCCAACTACGCATGCAAAGGACGTGACCACACACACACGGGCCATGAAGCTGAAACACCAGGCTCTCCAAGACCGGCTGGAGATTTGCATACTGGAGCTAAAGAAGCTCTGCATCCGAGAGGCT gAGCTGACAGGTCAGCTGCCAAAAGATTACCCCTTGCTACCAGGAGAGAAGCCTCCTCAGATTCGCAGACGCATCGGAGCTGCGTTTAAACTGGATGAGCAGAACATCCCTCAGGGATCGGGG AACTCAGAACTGAGTTTGGTGGATGCTGACTTAGCACTTCAGATGAAGATTTACGAAGCTGCTCGCAAGCTCTCTGAGGAAAATCACCTGAGCAAGGCTGTCAGGAGGAGTCGGATACTGCAGTGCAAAACGCAGgaaaagaaactgaagaagCTGCAGGAGATGGCCTTTCAGCTGCGACTGGAGTGTGGCCGATCATCGCCACTCCCTAGTTTTAAAGTTACACAACAAG atctTGGCACGTCTGATAGCTCTTTATCTGATTCTGTGGTGCAAGATGAAG AAGTTACAAGCCAGTTCTTGCAGCCATCCTCAGGGCTTCTGTACCCGGGGGAAACAGATCCTCCCCAGCCTCTCACCATGACCACACATTCCTCCATCGACGGCTCCTACGTGTCTTCATCTGTGGCTCCACAGTCCCCGCTGTCTAACCCCTGTCAGTCTCCTTGTCCCAGCTTTGACTCCAATTTGAGTTTTAACTCCAACCCTGCATACGACCTTCCTCCCATCCAGCACTCCCCATGGTCGGAGTCTAGTCTTGACCAGCCTTACCAGAAGAGCAAGAAGTCACGTTCCTCCAGCACAATGAG TACTCCAGCCAAATCTGAAGTGTTGCCACCGTTGGAGGCTTGCTTACCTCAACAACTCTCCCATATGACATTGAGTCGCACCCCGTCCAACAGCACCCCCTCCACACCAGAGCTGCGTGTCCACAGACAGCTGTCCCTCAG GGTGTCCAATCCTGAATCCTCATTTTATAAGGAACGTGGTCGCACCAGAGGTCCCAGGCGACGACTGACAGAATACCAAATAACATTACCAGAAGCTCATTCTCCTACAATGGGCTACAGCAGCCATGCAAGCTCTGAGGATAGCAGCTCTGAACACTCCTTTTCTATTCACAGCAACTCCCCGTATCAGGAGTTCCCCTCTCATTCACGCAGACAATATCAGACTGCATTCCTCCTTGTCGGCCCAGAAGGCAGCTATGGACCTCAAGGTCTCCCTCCCACTGGCTTTCATCGTAATCCCAGGTCTCTAATGAGCCCTGTGCTTCCGAGACCCTATTACAATGAAGAAATGGTCTACAGCCCTGACATGGATCTGGCTCGGATCCATGTCCCGCAACAAATGCCTTGCACCCCCAACAGATATGACTGTTATTATAGAGATGCTGCTATACCCCACCAGAGAGCACAGAGGCCTTTGCCTCCTGATATCAGACTCACCCCCCCACCACAGTTGGACAAAATACACTACCTCTCTAACGTTCACCCACGCCATATAGTGAATGAGCACCTGAAGTCCTGGCACCGCCGCAGTCAATTCCAACCACCAAGGTCTCGCTCTCTGGACAGACAGGGAGCAGTCAGGCTGAAAAATATGTCAGCTCAAGAGTCCGCTTGCTACCAGAATCACAAATACCACGACCAA GTTATCCAAAGAGGAGCGGTGCAGAGAGCTGCAGAAGAAGCTCCAGAGCACTGGCTGATAGACGATGGCTCCCACTACATGAGTCAAGTGTGA